A segment of the Pseudoliparis swirei isolate HS2019 ecotype Mariana Trench chromosome 4, NWPU_hadal_v1, whole genome shotgun sequence genome:
ATTATAAATTCAAGACAGAAGGGACTTAAATGTGCCTTCCTCAAAAGTTTTTAATTGTCTTTgatctaaaaaataaacagtGCCTGTGTTTAAAGCTCCAACTCTTCATTGATCTAAACCATGACTTTTTTTCAACATACTATGACATTTTTTCTCTACACaccatactatgacttttttaaatctttctctACATTACTTTTTTTGACATTTGAAATAGCCGCTGTTCATTTTTTCGACATACGATACTACTTTTTAAGGACATTTTTTGAAATACTATATTGTAAAATTTTTCAGCATATGGTATATTTAAGACCTTTATCAAAAtgctatataaatactatatacattttgttattttattttcatactttaatttgtatttttatgacCGTTTTACCTTTTATAGTTTGACTTTATTACGAGTTTTTTCAACATACTatactttgactttttaaatatttgttatacATACTGTTGTATTACTATTTGGACATACCATGCCATTTTTCAATATACTAAAGTGGTAAATGTATAGTGTTACTCTTTCTTCGACATACTGCACATGTTCCATATCTGTGTCTCTATTTGTCTCTGTAGGCGCTGTCCTTTGTGTCCTTCGTGTGTTTCGCGGCGTCCACAGCTGCAGCCTTTGTGACCGTCCCTCTGCTGGAGTTCCTCGCCGCTCTCTTCTTGTTGTTCGCTTACTCCACCAAATTTAATGAGAGGTTTAAAGGCTTCCTCTGGCCTCTGATGGTAAGAGCAATTTTCACATACAATTTAAAACTCAAGTCAGTGTGCATGATTGTAAAATTGTCTTTCAGTGCTGAAATAAGAAACATTGTAGAGTGTTATGAAGTTGGATTGTTCTTCTAAATCATAGTGTTTCTTGCTTTTCTCTCGAAGGATTTCATGAGATGCGTGTCTGCCTCCAttatcttcttcatcatctcaatCATTTCAGTATCCAAATATGTGGACAGTTCCTCTAAGGCTGCTGGGGTAAAGTCGACCTTTGCAATAGtctcatatttatgtttatgtatTAAGAACAAACTTACCTTCCTGGACTCATCATCGttcttgttttaaatgttagtttttcttctttcctcttttttttcctgattttTTTCCGCAGATATTTGGGTTCATTGCCACCATCGTTTTTGCTTTAGATTTTTACCTCATTTTCAATGAGCTGGCTGCTTTCCTaaaacaaggaggaggaggaggagagtccaaTGAGGAGCCATCAAGACACCACGGttatgacctttttatgacattATTATGACGTACTGTACTGGGACATTCTTTGTGACATAAAGCACTActtt
Coding sequences within it:
- the LOC130193195 gene encoding CKLF-like MARVEL transmembrane domain-containing protein 3 encodes the protein MGDIEAPNSNRPRQNVLLSVLPSKEFASSRKGMLLIAEVALSFVSFVCFAASTAAAFVTVPLLEFLAALFLLFAYSTKFNERFKGFLWPLMDFMRCVSASIIFFIISIISVSKYVDSSSKAAGIFGFIATIVFALDFYLIFNELAAFLKQGGGGGESNEEPSRHHDGLSDSDSD